From the Hymenobacter yonginensis genome, one window contains:
- a CDS encoding acetyl-CoA C-acyltransferase has translation MQIKEVVIVSAVRTPIGSFGGSLASLSATELGAIALKGALEKAGVDASEVQQVIMGNVISANLGQAPARQAAKKAGLPDTVECTTVNKVCASGSKAIMYAAQAIMLGQADVVLAGGMESMSNVPYYLDKARFGAKYGHGQMIDGLMKDGLWDPYHDFAMGVAADRTATHYGITREDQDAFAQQSYERSAAAAQAGKKKDEIVPVTITVRGKETVISDDEEYTKADFSKFAALKPAFGKEGSVTAANASTLNDGAAAVLLMSREKAEALGVKPLAIVRGFADAEQAPEWFTTTPSLAIPKALKHAGLEASEVDFYEINEAFSVVSLANNKLLNLEGKNVNVYGGAVSLGHPLGASGARIVTTLLNVLQNEGGKIGVTGICNGGGGASSIVLEKL, from the coding sequence ATGCAAATCAAAGAAGTAGTAATTGTATCGGCTGTTCGCACGCCCATCGGCTCGTTTGGTGGCAGCCTGGCCTCGCTGTCGGCTACGGAGCTGGGTGCCATTGCCCTGAAGGGCGCGCTGGAAAAGGCCGGCGTTGATGCCTCCGAAGTACAGCAGGTGATAATGGGCAACGTTATTTCGGCCAACCTGGGCCAGGCACCTGCCCGCCAGGCCGCCAAGAAAGCCGGCTTGCCCGATACGGTGGAGTGCACCACGGTGAATAAAGTGTGTGCTTCGGGCTCGAAAGCCATTATGTACGCCGCGCAGGCCATCATGCTAGGCCAGGCCGATGTGGTGCTGGCGGGCGGCATGGAAAGCATGTCGAACGTACCGTATTACCTCGACAAAGCCCGTTTCGGCGCCAAGTATGGCCACGGCCAGATGATTGACGGCCTGATGAAGGACGGCCTCTGGGACCCATACCACGACTTCGCCATGGGCGTAGCCGCCGACCGCACCGCCACCCACTACGGCATCACGCGCGAAGACCAGGACGCCTTTGCCCAGCAGAGCTACGAGCGGAGCGCTGCCGCCGCCCAGGCTGGCAAGAAGAAAGACGAAATTGTGCCCGTGACCATCACGGTGCGCGGCAAGGAAACCGTTATCAGCGACGACGAAGAGTACACCAAGGCTGATTTCAGCAAGTTCGCGGCCCTCAAGCCCGCGTTCGGCAAAGAAGGCTCCGTGACGGCCGCCAACGCGTCTACCCTCAACGACGGCGCTGCTGCCGTGCTGCTGATGAGCCGCGAGAAAGCCGAGGCCCTGGGCGTGAAGCCGCTGGCCATCGTGCGCGGCTTTGCCGATGCCGAGCAGGCCCCAGAGTGGTTCACGACCACGCCGTCGCTGGCTATTCCGAAGGCGCTGAAGCACGCCGGTCTGGAGGCTTCGGAAGTGGATTTCTACGAAATCAACGAGGCTTTCTCGGTGGTTTCGCTGGCCAACAACAAGCTGCTGAACCTGGAAGGTAAAAACGTGAACGTGTACGGCGGGGCCGTGAGCCTGGGCCACCCGCTCGGCGCTTCCGGTGCCCGCATCGTGACGACGCTGTTGAACGTGCTGCAGAACGAAGGCGGCAAAATCGGCGTGACCGGCATCTGCAACGGTGGCGGCGGAGCCAGCAGCATCGTGCTGGAGAAACTCTAA
- a CDS encoding toxin-antitoxin system YwqK family antitoxin — MKRTAFALLLLTAATSAQAQKMRRFTTYFDSTNTRKREIYSAVVAGDTVMEGPYKRFYRSGKLEAQTRYAGGKRDSSYVEFHPNGQRRLEVTYQQGVRQGPFKTYYETGKPAQEGTYDNDQPTGTLRYYHPNGEVKLETTLAAGQPAGAVRELYPSGKPKVEITYQNGQANGPVKTYYPNGQLQSEATYSRGLLAGPYKTYYDNGQTETEVLADKSGKGSYRSYYRSGKLQTEGSYVASTFAGRAVKNPLGDDLTKQARSLAGGTSNLEGPAKAYYESGALKSKMTYRQGVLTGTQEDFYESGKPEQKIEHANQGRDRKVTAYFEDGTVKAEQQFKAGQPAGQWRTFHPGGKQPATQETYVNGRLAGEKLSYSPTGTVLSKLVYENGKPTGLGQEFYESGKLKAETIYVKGLKTGTFRQLREDGTPEISGFYRNGKQSGVWTTFGPDGKTVQEKVTYRNGQLVPEGTAAPAPKAPATRGPVKKK, encoded by the coding sequence ATGAAAAGAACTGCTTTTGCCCTGCTCCTGCTCACGGCCGCTACCTCGGCCCAGGCCCAGAAGATGCGGCGCTTCACCACCTACTTTGATTCCACTAACACCCGCAAGCGCGAAATCTACTCGGCCGTGGTGGCCGGCGACACGGTGATGGAAGGGCCCTACAAACGGTTTTACCGCTCCGGCAAGCTGGAAGCCCAGACCCGCTATGCCGGCGGCAAGCGCGACTCCAGCTACGTGGAGTTTCATCCGAACGGGCAGCGCCGCCTGGAGGTGACGTATCAGCAGGGCGTGCGCCAAGGCCCGTTCAAAACCTACTACGAAACCGGCAAACCCGCCCAGGAAGGCACCTACGACAACGACCAGCCCACCGGCACGCTGCGCTACTACCACCCCAACGGCGAGGTGAAGCTGGAAACCACGCTGGCCGCCGGCCAGCCCGCCGGGGCTGTGCGTGAGCTATATCCGTCGGGCAAGCCCAAGGTGGAAATCACCTACCAGAACGGGCAGGCCAACGGCCCGGTGAAAACCTACTACCCCAACGGCCAGCTGCAGAGTGAAGCCACCTACAGCCGCGGCCTGCTGGCCGGCCCCTACAAAACCTACTACGACAACGGCCAGACCGAAACCGAAGTGCTGGCCGACAAGTCGGGCAAGGGCAGCTACCGCAGCTACTACCGCTCCGGCAAGCTCCAGACCGAGGGCAGCTACGTGGCCAGCACCTTCGCGGGCCGCGCCGTGAAAAACCCACTCGGCGACGACCTCACCAAGCAGGCCCGCAGCCTGGCCGGCGGTACTTCTAACCTCGAAGGCCCCGCCAAAGCCTACTACGAAAGCGGCGCCCTCAAAAGCAAGATGACCTACCGCCAGGGCGTACTGACGGGCACGCAGGAGGATTTTTATGAGTCGGGGAAGCCGGAGCAGAAGATCGAGCACGCCAACCAGGGGCGCGACCGTAAAGTGACGGCCTATTTCGAGGACGGCACCGTGAAGGCCGAGCAGCAGTTCAAGGCCGGGCAGCCGGCCGGGCAGTGGCGCACCTTCCACCCTGGCGGCAAGCAGCCCGCCACCCAGGAAACGTATGTGAATGGGCGCCTGGCCGGCGAGAAGCTGAGCTACTCGCCCACCGGCACCGTCCTTAGCAAGCTGGTTTATGAGAACGGCAAGCCCACCGGCCTCGGCCAGGAGTTTTATGAGTCGGGCAAGCTGAAGGCGGAAACCATCTACGTGAAGGGCCTCAAGACGGGCACCTTCCGCCAGCTGCGCGAAGACGGCACCCCGGAAATAAGTGGCTTCTACCGCAACGGCAAGCAGTCGGGCGTCTGGACCACCTTCGGCCCAGATGGCAAGACCGTGCAGGAAAAGGTCACCTACCGCAACGGCCAGCTAGTGCCCGAAGGCACAGCCGCCCCGGCACCGAAAGCCCCCGCCACCAGAGGCCCGGTGAAAAAGAAATAG
- a CDS encoding outer membrane beta-barrel protein, with the protein MTSSTSFSQALKGLGFLAMLAPLTAAAQQPTGAVSGTLLDQTSGQPLPFANVVVLRAQDSTFVSGTQTGENGTFELASLGLGSYLLKASAIGYQGFRRKVALSSTAPSVRLGTLKLVPTATQLKGVTVTGERATIENEPGKRVINVEKDLASVGGMATDVLRNVPSVAVDANGAVSLRGSANLTILIDGKPSGGSNGGPGLRLDQIPASRISRIEVITNPSAKYDAQGTAVLNVILKKQTKNGVNGQASLLGGTGDKYNASLSLNRHQGKSNLSASYDRQDEHYRNRTNNRQTSGDVTTRQDGTGRERNDSHSLRLGLDYELTPEQSLSLSVAPTWQHEQDLGFQRLSTERAGQPTTTQLGQQELNVDVRILENVGSYRRTWEAHKGRELTAVGGAVLIDAKVPVTQTLEAGALSGWRQQMDVQARIYFAQIDYTHPLAGNKGKLETGLKVQQQRSNGIADLFALQPDAPGQYVRDPARSLAYDFRETVPAAYANFQRGWNGWNAQAGLRTEYTNTNGAVNGGQGKFQLDYLGLFPTASISRGMGRADSTKGGAQPQQLSFSYARRLNRPDFMQQLAVPLYQDPRFYRLGNPALRAEFSQNLEVGHQLSLPGGAEITTTLFGRFTSNAIQRLRNVDTLATNLNPAAGLVLVETYRNAGTTANVGLEMTWAQPLTAWWRVQASGSLYRTQFQTNAENTVDRRALAGNVRLNQNFTPTPTLDVQLTGQYNSAILTAQGRRLAYGGIDVALRQRLWQNRAALTLRVSDVLNTQVRRSIVDSPDLTASLYTKPETRVGWLGFTWYVGASKAKAGRIDGAPKGGGGGFGG; encoded by the coding sequence ATGACTTCCTCTACGTCTTTCAGCCAGGCCCTCAAAGGCCTGGGGTTCCTCGCTATGCTCGCTCCGCTGACCGCAGCAGCCCAACAGCCAACCGGCGCGGTTTCCGGCACCCTCCTCGACCAAACCAGCGGGCAGCCGCTGCCTTTCGCCAACGTGGTGGTACTCCGGGCCCAGGATTCCACGTTTGTGAGCGGCACCCAAACCGGCGAAAACGGCACCTTCGAGCTGGCTTCGCTGGGGCTGGGCTCTTATCTGCTGAAGGCTTCGGCCATTGGCTACCAGGGATTTCGCCGGAAAGTGGCGCTGAGCAGTACGGCGCCCAGCGTCCGGCTGGGAACTCTGAAACTGGTTCCGACCGCCACCCAGCTCAAGGGCGTGACGGTAACCGGCGAGCGGGCCACCATTGAAAATGAGCCCGGCAAGCGCGTTATCAACGTGGAAAAAGACCTGGCCAGCGTGGGCGGCATGGCTACCGACGTGCTGCGCAACGTGCCCTCGGTGGCCGTGGATGCCAACGGCGCAGTGAGCCTGCGCGGCTCGGCCAACCTGACGATTCTTATCGACGGCAAGCCCTCGGGCGGTAGCAACGGCGGCCCCGGCCTGCGCCTCGACCAGATTCCGGCTTCCCGCATTTCGCGTATCGAGGTGATTACCAACCCCTCGGCCAAGTACGACGCCCAGGGTACGGCCGTGCTGAACGTGATTCTGAAAAAGCAGACCAAAAACGGCGTAAACGGCCAGGCCAGCCTGCTGGGCGGCACCGGCGACAAGTATAACGCCAGCCTCAGCCTGAACCGGCACCAAGGCAAGAGCAACCTGAGCGCGAGCTACGACCGCCAGGATGAGCACTACCGCAACCGCACCAACAACCGCCAGACCTCCGGCGACGTGACCACCCGCCAAGACGGCACCGGCCGGGAGCGGAACGACTCCCACTCCCTGCGCCTCGGCTTGGATTACGAGCTGACGCCTGAGCAAAGCCTGAGTTTGAGCGTTGCGCCCACCTGGCAGCACGAGCAGGACCTGGGCTTCCAGCGCCTCAGCACCGAGCGGGCCGGCCAGCCCACCACTACCCAACTGGGCCAGCAGGAGCTAAACGTGGATGTGCGCATACTGGAAAACGTGGGCAGCTACCGCCGCACCTGGGAAGCCCACAAAGGCCGCGAGCTGACGGCCGTGGGCGGCGCGGTGCTGATAGACGCCAAGGTGCCCGTGACCCAGACGCTGGAAGCCGGCGCCCTCAGCGGCTGGCGGCAGCAGATGGATGTGCAGGCCCGCATCTATTTCGCCCAGATCGACTACACCCACCCGCTGGCCGGCAACAAGGGCAAGCTGGAAACCGGCCTGAAAGTGCAGCAGCAGCGCAGCAACGGCATTGCCGACCTGTTTGCCCTCCAGCCCGACGCCCCCGGCCAGTACGTCCGCGACCCGGCCCGCTCCCTGGCCTACGACTTCCGCGAAACCGTGCCGGCCGCCTACGCCAACTTCCAGCGCGGCTGGAACGGCTGGAACGCCCAGGCCGGTTTGCGCACCGAGTACACCAACACCAACGGGGCCGTAAACGGCGGCCAGGGCAAGTTTCAGCTCGATTACCTGGGCCTGTTCCCCACCGCCAGCATCAGCCGGGGCATGGGCCGGGCCGATTCTACCAAGGGCGGCGCGCAGCCGCAGCAGCTTTCCTTCAGCTACGCCCGCCGCCTCAACCGCCCCGATTTCATGCAGCAGTTGGCCGTGCCGCTGTACCAGGATCCGCGCTTCTACCGCCTCGGCAACCCCGCACTGCGCGCTGAGTTCAGCCAGAACCTGGAAGTAGGCCACCAGCTGAGCCTGCCCGGCGGGGCCGAAATTACCACCACCCTGTTCGGCCGCTTCACCAGCAACGCCATCCAGCGCCTGCGCAACGTGGATACGCTGGCTACCAACCTCAACCCTGCCGCCGGACTGGTGCTGGTGGAAACCTACCGCAACGCCGGCACCACCGCCAACGTGGGCCTGGAGATGACCTGGGCCCAGCCCCTCACGGCCTGGTGGCGCGTGCAGGCCAGCGGCTCGCTGTACCGCACCCAGTTCCAGACCAACGCCGAAAACACCGTGGACCGCCGCGCGTTGGCCGGCAACGTGCGCCTGAACCAGAACTTCACGCCCACGCCTACCCTGGATGTGCAGCTAACCGGCCAGTACAACTCGGCCATCCTCACGGCCCAGGGCCGCCGCCTGGCCTACGGGGGCATTGATGTGGCCCTGCGCCAGCGTCTGTGGCAGAACCGCGCCGCCCTCACCCTGCGCGTGTCCGATGTGCTGAACACACAGGTGCGCCGCTCCATTGTCGATTCGCCCGACCTCACAGCCAGCCTCTACACCAAGCCCGAAACGCGGGTGGGCTGGCTGGGCTTCACCTGGTACGTAGGCGCCTCCAAAGCCAAAGCCGGCCGCATCGATGGCGCGCCCAAAGGCGGTGGCGGCGGCTTCGGCGGCTAG